A window from Pangasianodon hypophthalmus isolate fPanHyp1 chromosome 4, fPanHyp1.pri, whole genome shotgun sequence encodes these proteins:
- the exosc4 gene encoding exosome complex component RRP41, whose product MAGLELLSDQGYRLDGRKATELRKVQARMGVFGQADGSAYMEQGNTKALAVVYGPHEVRGSRSKSLHDRAVINCQYSMATFSTAERKRRPHGDRKSSEMSLHLKQTFEAAVLTQLYPRSQIDIYVKILQSDGGNYSACVNAATLALVDAGIPMRDYVCACTAGFVEDTPLADLCHAEESGGGTTLSLALLPRSENIALVQMDARLHQDHLPALMEAATVACKGLSKVLDSVVRQHLQEVSVQTRE is encoded by the exons ATGGCTGGACTCGAGCTGCTGTCCGATCAGGGCTACCGGCTGGACGGACGGAAGGCCACCGAGCTGCGGAAGGTGCAGGCCCGCATGGGGGTGTTCGGGCAGGCGGACGGATCTGCGTACATGGAGCAGGGGAACACGAAGGCGCTGGCGGTGGTGTACGGACCGCATGAG GTTCGAGGGTCCAGAAGTAAATCCCTACACGACCGTGCGGTCATTAACTGTCAATACAGCATGGCCACGTTCAGCACGGCGGAGAGAAAAAGACGACCGCATGGCGATCGCAAGTCCAGTGAGATGAGTCTTCACCTGAAACAGACCTTCGAAGCCGCCGTCCTCACCCAGCTCTACCCACGCTCCCAGATAGACATCTATGTTAAG ATCCTCCAGTCAGATGGTGGAAACTACAGTGCGTGTGTTAATGCGGCTACTCTGGCCCTGGTGGATGCTGGCATCCCCATGCGTGATTACGTGTGTGCCTGCACGGCCGGCTTTGTGGAGGACACGCCACTGGCTGACCTCTGCCACGCCGAGGAGAGTGGCGGTGGCACCACATTGTCCCTGGCACTTCTGCCTCGCAGTGAGAACATCGCACTGGTGCAGATGGATGCGCGTCTCCACCAGGACCACCTGCCAGCGCTGATGGAGGCAGCGACGGTGGCCTGTAAGGGGCTCAGCAAAGTGTTGGACAGTGTTGTGCGCCAGCACCTGCAGGAGGTTTCTGTGCAGACGCGAGAATGA